From a region of the Zingiber officinale cultivar Zhangliang chromosome 10B, Zo_v1.1, whole genome shotgun sequence genome:
- the LOC122030005 gene encoding BAG family molecular chaperone regulator 2-like encodes MPATAKFAPVKESPSAEWEVRPCGMVVQTPYAAASSAAAAAAVPPVPNIRVKVKHGAARLDIYISSQASFGELKKALSAQTGLHPLDMKLIYKDRPRPSTAFLDVAGVRDRSTVVLEEDPTARAKRLLEMRKANTMEKAAKSVSAIALEADRLASKVSALEAIAKNGGRVADNDVNSLTESLMNVLVKLDAIAGDGDAKSDRRLLMKRVQKFVETLDSIKLKNKNNSIEQLHKQEHRNKHSSQHPMLPKAPVVMTMNWETFDSLSTPSASTVTVTAAATSSAPPNPHASLNWELF; translated from the exons ATGCCGGCGACGGCGAAGTTTGCTCCTGTAAAGGAGTCGCCGTCGGCGGAGTGGGAGGTCCGACCTTGCGGGATGGTCGTCCAGACGCCGTACGCTGCTGCCTCGTCGGCGGCGGCTGCCGCCGCCGTTCCTCCCGTCCCCAACATCCGCGTCAAGGTCAAGCACGGCGCCGCCCGCCTCGACATCTACATCAGTTCCCAGGCCTCCTTCG GCGAGCTGAAGAAGGCGCTGTCGGCTCAGACGGGGCTCCACCCGCTCGACATGAAGCTTATCTACAAGGACCGGCCGCGCCCGTCGACGGCGTTCCTCGACGTCGCCGGCGTGAGGGACAGGTCGACGGTGGTGCTGGAAGAAGACCCCACAGCGCGCGCCAAACGCCTGCTCGAGATGCGCAAGGCCAACACGATGGAGAAGGCCGCCAAGTCCGTCTCCGCCATTGCCCTCGAGGCCGATCGCCTCGCCTCCAAA GTGTCGGCGCTGGAGGCGATCGCCAAGAACGGGGGCAGGGTCGCCGACAACGACGTCAACAGCCTCACTGAATCTCTGATGAACGTGCTGGTGAAGCTGGACGCCATTGCCGGCGATGGAGACGCGAAATCCGACAGGAGATTGCTG ATGAAGAGAGTGCAGAAATTTGTGGAAACACTCGATTCGAtcaaattgaagaacaagaacaaCTCGATTGAACAATTGCACAAACAAGAACATCGAAACAAGCATTCATCTCAGCATCCAATGCTGCCCAAGGCGCCGGTGGTGATGACAATGAACTGGGAAACGTTCGATTCCCTCTCGACGCCGTCGGCCTCCACCGTCACCGTCACCGCCGCCGCCACCTCCTCCGCGCCGCCCAATCCTCACGCGAGCCTCAACTGGGAGCTTTTCTGA
- the LOC122029676 gene encoding U-box domain-containing protein 15-like encodes MVEESEALAGSAEQFLSSALLLLPTAIEKARSALRFAGRWKSIATKLELVAPALNDLAGHPCFSRHALCRELLQSVAATLAEAVELADSCGDPSVGKLRMQSDLDALAGKLDLNLRDCGLLVKTGVLGEAALPAASAVRPGEAESVREMLARLQFGHDEAKHRALDGLLEAMREDEKGVTAVIGRSNVAALIQLLTAASPMVREKAATAICSLVESGNWDTLLVSEGTIPPLIRLLESGSFVAREKAVLSVQKLSTSAVTSRSIAGHGGIPPLIDLCQVGDSISQSAAAAALKNLSAVPEARQTLVDEGIVRVMINVLDYGVVLGSKEQAAECLLQLTSGTEKFRQLIVSEGGIRSLLAYLDGPLPPEPAIAAVKNLVGSVSMESLISLGLLPRLTNVLKTGSLMAQQTAAAAVCKISGSPEIKKLVGESGCLPSLINMLEAKSNSSREIAAQAIASLIACPRNGNEIKKEDKCVPNLVQLLDPSPQNTAKKHAVACLMALSSSKKCRKVMISYGAIGYLKKLSEADVAASKKLLERLESGRLKRFLFH; translated from the coding sequence ATGGTGGAAGAATCGGAGGCCCTCGCCGGATCTGCCGAGCAGTTTCTCTCCAGCGCCCTCCTCCTCCTACCCACTGCGATCGAGAAGGCCAGGTCCGCCTTGCGATTCGCTGGCCGTTGGAAGTCCATCGCCACCAAGCTGGAACTGGTGGCTCCGGCGTTGAATGACCTAGCTGGCCATCCCTGCTTCTCCCGCCACGCCCTCTGTCGGGAGCTACTCCAGTCCGTCGCCGCCACCCTCGCCGAGGCAGTCGAACTAGCCGACAGCTGCGGTGACCCCTCGGTTGGCAAGCTCCGGATGCAGAGCGACCTCGATGCGCTGGCTGGAAAGCTCGACCTCAACCTCCGGGACTGCGGGCTCTTGGTCAAGACCGGTGTCCTCGGCGAGGCGGCCCTCCCCGCTGCTTCCGCCGTGCGGCCTGGCGAGGCGGAGAGTGTGCGGGAGATGCTCGCTCGCCTTCAGTTCGGGCACGACGAGGCTAAGCACCGCGCTTTGGACGGGCTGCTGGAGGCGATGAGGGAAGACGAAAAGGGGGTAACGGCCGTCATCGGCCGGAGCAACGTTGCGGCCCTCATCCAGCTTCTGACCGCCGCGTCGCCGATGGTCCGCGAGAAGGCCGCCACCGCGATCTGCTCCCTTGTCGAATCGGGGAATTGGGACACGCTCCTCGTGTCCGAAGGGACGATTCCACCGCTGATCCGGCTCCTGGAATCGGGCAGCTTCGTCGCCCGAGAAAAGGCAGTGCTTTCTGTTCAAAAGCTCTCGACTTCCGCAGTCACCTCCCGCTCTATCGCCGGCCACGGCGGAATCCCCCCTCTCATCGATCTCTGCCAAGTCGGCGACTCCATCTCCCAATCGGCCGCGGCCGCGGCGCTCAAGAACCTCTCCGCCGTGCCCGAAGCGAGGCAAACCCTAGTGGACGAGGGCATCGTCCGCGTCATGATCAACGTGCTCGATTACGGCGTCGTTCTGGGCTCGAAGGAGCAAGCCGCCGAGTGCCTGCTCCAATTGACTTCCGGAACCGAGAAATTCCGGCAGCTGATCGTGTCGGAAGGTGGAATCCGGAGCCTCCTCGCGTACCTTGACGGTCCCCTGCCGCCGGAGCCGGCGATTGCGGCAGTGAAGAACCTTGTCGGATCCGTCTCCATGGAAAGCCTCATCTCGCTCGGTCTCCTCCCTCGACTGACAAACGTGCTAAAAACCGGATCTTTGATGGCTCAACAAACCGCCGCCGCGGCCGTGTGCAAGATCTCTGGTTCCCCGGAGATAAAAAAACTCGTCGGAGAATCCGGTTGCTTGCCATCTCTGATAAACATGCTCGAGGCAAAGAGCAATTCTTCCAGGGAAATCGCAGCACAGGCAATCGCAAGTTTGATCGCCTGCCCGCGGAATGGCAACGAGATCAAGAAGGAGGATAAATGCGTTCCCAATCTGGTCCAATTGCTCGATCCGAGCCCCCAAAACACGGCGAAGAAGCACGCCGTCGCGTGCCTCATGGCCCTTTCTTCGAGCAAGAAGTGCAGGAAAGTCATGATCTCCTATGGAGCCATTGGCTACCTCAAGAAGCTATCAGAAGCAGACGTTGCAGCCTCAAAGAAGCTGCTCGAGAGATTGGAAAGCGGGAGGTTGAAGAGATTCCTGTTCCACTGA